A stretch of DNA from Variovorax paradoxus:
GGCGGTTGCCGGTGGCGACGGTGAACACCAGGCCCAGGTCCTTCGCGACGGCCACGCCGCGGCGCGTGATGCCGCCGTAGGGCGTGGTCCACTTCCACTTCGTGACGCCGGTCTTGCCGTCCACTGCGACCACGTTGCCCAGCGCCGACTCGATGTAGAGCACGCCGTCGACGACGACGGTGGTGCTCTGGTTGTTGCCGGTGGTCATGCCGCCTTCGATCGGGTTGACCCAGGCGCCGCCGAGTTGCGTGACGAGGCCCTTGTTGATCTTGCGCAGGCTCGAATAGTTCTGGTTGCCCAGGTTGCCGCCGACCTTCGGAAAGTCCTTGTCGCCGGCGGTGCAGCAGTCCGACAGATCGGACGCAGGCGCGGCGGCGGCCGGTGGCGATGCAGGCGGTGCGCTGGCAGACGGTGGCGGCGGGGCGGGCGCTGGCACCACAGGCAGCACGGGCGTGCCGCCACCGCCGCTGGAGCCGCCGCAGGCGGTGATCAGCAACGGCGATGCGAGCACGCCGCACGAGATCAGCAGCGTGACCAATGATTTTTTCTTCATGGATGTCTCTACTCGGTGAACGTTGGAACAGGGGTGTTCGAAACGACCGGTGGCGCGCGCATGGCGCGGCACCGGCCCCGGGAGGTCGTGCTTATTCAGTGGTGCAGAAAGGTGTCAGGCCCATGGCCGACTTCACGCCTTGCACGACGAGCTTCTGGAACTCGATGGCGCCCACGCCCGACAGGTCGGCGGTGAACGAATGCGCGTTGTGCCCGAGGGTCGTGAGCCATGCGCGGCCGCCGTCGTAGTACTGGCACCACGCGACCGGATGGAAGTCGGCGTGGCCGGGATGCGGCGCGGAGGTGAGCGGCTTCAGCGTCGAGGTGTCGACCTTGGCCAGGAACTTCACCTTCGTCGGGAAGGGCATCAGGTTGTACCACTCGTCCTGGAACGAGAAGCGCTTGGGCACGTCCTTGGTCGAAGGGTCGTCCGAGACGATCTCGACGTCGCCCGCGCGGTTGGGTCCGTGGTTGTAGAAGTTCGCGTTGCCCAGCAGGCCTTCGTAGTACGGCCAGTTGTATTCGGCGCCGAAGGCGTTGTGCAGGCCGACAAAGCCGCCGCCGCGGCGCATGTAGTTGCGCAGCGCGGTGCGCGCGGCGTCCTGGCTGGTGCTCACGGCGCCGTTCCACAAGGTGTCGCGGTTCGAACTTGCGAAGATGATCGCCTTGTAGTTGTTGATGCGGCTGCTCAGCACCGACACGTCCTCGGTCCAGTCGACCGTGATGCCCTCGGCCGACAGCATGCGCAGCAAGCCCGCCTGCATCACGTTGTCGGTGTTCATCGTCGGGTTCAGCCCGGCCGCCATCGGCGTGCCGAGCACGGCATGGCGCGGTCCCGCGGTGCGCGAGTAGATCAGCACGCGGTCGGGCGTGCTGGCGAAAGCGCCCCAGTCGTTGTAGCACTTGGGGTTGGTGCCGCGGCACACGTTGTAGTACGCGTCGAAGCTGTCGTCGACCTCCGCCACCGGTTCGGTGGGCGGCGGCACTTCGTCGGTCGGTGCGGGCGGCGGTGCCGATGCAGCGGGCGCGGGCGCCACGGGCAGGAACGGCAAGGCCGCGCCGCCGCCGCCGTCGCCTCCACCGCAGGCAGTCAATGCCAGCGCGAGCGCGGCGGCCGATGCAAGTCCGAAGGGAAAGGATCTGGAATGTTTCAACGGAGTCTCCTCTTGGTGGTCAATGGCGGAATCGGACGGGCGCACGCGCCCAGCACGTGTCGCTGCGCCGCGGGTGGCGGCAGGCGCAGACGTGGGAGTGACGGAAATTGCCGGCGGGACCGAAGAAGGAATTCGTCGTCCGCCGTGGGTGGGGACGCGCTACTTGCGGATGCGCGCGAGCTCGTCGTTGTAGAGCTTGACGATGGCGGGGTCGTACTGGGCGGCGAACTTGTCGATGACGGGCTTGGCGATGTCGCGCATGCGCTTCTGCTCGGCGGCGCTGAGTTCGTTGAACTGCGCGCCCTTGGCCTGCAGGTCGCCCACGGCCTTCTGCGCCGCAGCGCGGCTCACCTGCCGCTGGTAACCGCGTGCCTCGTTGGCCGCGTCGTTCATCATCTTCTGCTCGGCCGGCGTGAGCGAGTCCCAGAACTTCTTGCTCACCAGCACGATGTTGGCGGCGTAAACGTGGTTCGTGGCGCTCACGAACTTCTGCACTTCATAGAACTTGTTCGACAGGATCACCGCATA
This window harbors:
- a CDS encoding ThuA domain-containing protein; the protein is MKHSRSFPFGLASAAALALALTACGGGDGGGGAALPFLPVAPAPAASAPPPAPTDEVPPPTEPVAEVDDSFDAYYNVCRGTNPKCYNDWGAFASTPDRVLIYSRTAGPRHAVLGTPMAAGLNPTMNTDNVMQAGLLRMLSAEGITVDWTEDVSVLSSRINNYKAIIFASSNRDTLWNGAVSTSQDAARTALRNYMRRGGGFVGLHNAFGAEYNWPYYEGLLGNANFYNHGPNRAGDVEIVSDDPSTKDVPKRFSFQDEWYNLMPFPTKVKFLAKVDTSTLKPLTSAPHPGHADFHPVAWCQYYDGGRAWLTTLGHNAHSFTADLSGVGAIEFQKLVVQGVKSAMGLTPFCTTE